GCTCGTCGCCTGACGATGGACGCGCCGTTCCGCCGGCTGAAGGGCCGGCGGCACAGCGCGCGGTGACGTGCTTCATGCGAGAGGAAGGAGACTCGTGCACCGGGTCGAACGGCGCTGTATCCTCCCGCGGGTGGCTGTCGCGAGACATGCCGGCCGTCGGTGCCGCACGAGCTCGCTGATGACGCTCGCTGTCGCCGGTTTGCTTCTGTTCGTGTCCGGAGCGGCGAGCGGCGGAGAAGGCTCAGCCGTCCCGCTTCGCCTCGTCAAGTCCTCGCAGGACGCGCCGGCACGCGCGCTCGCGTTGAGCACCGCGTCGCTCTACGCCGGGAACGACCGCTGGAAGCCGTACCTCGCGGGCGAGGCGGCGTGCCCGGGCGGTGAGCGCACCGACCTGCCGCTCGCCCGCCAGCAGCGAACGCTCGCCTGCCTCGTCAACTGGGCCCGCAAGCGACGCGGTCTCGAGCCTCTCGCGCTCGCGCCGCCCCTCAACGTGAGCTCGCTGAAGAAGGCGGAGGACATCGCCCGCTGCGAGAACTTCGACCACAGCCCCTGCGGCGGCGACTGGACGTTCCGCGTTCGCGCAGCCGGCTACACCGGCGCGGTCGGGGAGAACCTCTACCTCGCGGAAGGGCCGTGGCGAGCACCCCGCGTGGTCGTCGACGGGTGGCTCAACAGCCCCACCCACCGGGCCAACCTGTTCGGCCCGCAGTGGCGGCGCCAGGGGCTCGCCGCGGTCGCGGTCGACACGTTCCAGGGCCGTCGTGGCGTCACCGTCTGGGTGAACGAGTTCGGCGACCGCTAGCTCGCGGGCGTCTTGACGGGCGTCGCGTAGACGATGTAGCGCTGCCGCGCCGAGAAGCGTGGATAGCACGCCTGCAGCGCGACCTCCTCGCGCCCGCGCGAACGCAGCCGGTCGAGATCGTCGGCCGGCACGATGACGTGGGACGACACGCGGTAGACGAACTTCCCGTAGGGCATGTCGAGCTCGATGCGGTCGCCCGGGCGCAGGCGGTCGATCTGGGCGAACGGCGCCCCGTAGGTCGTTCGGTGCCCCGCGATGTAGACGAGCTGGCCTTCGCCGGGAAGATGCGTCCGCGGGTCGACGCCGGGGCCGCGGACGAGCGAGTCGCGATCGGTGCCGTTGACGACGATCATGTCCAACCCGATGCGGCTGACGCGGATCCGCCCGAGCGCCTCTCCTCGGCCGGTCTCGGATCTGAGGCGTCGTGCCTGGCGGCGCATCGCGGCTGCTGCGGCGGCCGGATCCGCGGAGGCGCTTGCCGCCCCGGCCGCGGGTGCGGGAGCCGCGTAGCGCCGCTGTACCTGAGAGAGCTCGGTCTGCAGCTGGCGTTGCTGCCAGCGTGTGTAGAGCCCCGTCACCGGGTCACCGAAGCGCCAGACGACGAATCCCCACACGAGCGCGAGAAGCCCGAGAGCCATCAGGATCGTGCCGCCGACCCGCACCGCCCGGCGCGGGAGGCTGCGCGGCCGTCGTACGACGGCGTCTTCGCTCACGATCACGGTCTCAGGGTACGTTCGGATCCCGACGCTGTCGAGTGGGCGCCGGCGCCTGCCTCGCCACCGCGTCGGGTGTGAGGGCGCGCATCGAGGGGAGCACCACGTCGGCGAGCTCGAGCGCGCCGGCGGGCGGGGGGTAGTGCGGGTTCGGGTACGCGAGCACGCGCATGCCGGCCGCGTGGGCGGCGCGGATGCCGTTGCCGGAGTCCTCGACCGCCGCACAGCGCTCGGGTGCGACAGCGAGGCGGCGGGCGGCCTCGAGGTAGACGTCGGGGGCGGGCTTGCCGCACCCGACCTCCTCCGAGGAGACCGTGGCGGCGAAGCAGTCGGCGATGCCCGCCGTCTCCAGCACGGCGTCGATGAGCGGGCGGTTCGACGAGGAGGCGACCGCGAGCGGGAACGTCCCGGCAAGGGAGCGAACGGCATCCACCGCCCCGTCGATCAGGGGCAGATCGGCCCGGTAGCGCTCGAGCATGCGGCGCACGACCTCGTCGTTGATCTCCTCGGGCGGCCGCGGCAGGCCGAGCTCCTCGTGCATGTAGAGCGACCACTCCCCGGAGCTCATGCCCATCATCGCCCGCTGCGCCTGGGGGGAGTAGCGCCCGCCCCAGTCGGCGACGAGCTGCTCGCGGACGCCGTCCCAGACCTGCTCGCTGTCCACGATGACGCCGTCCATGTCGAACACGACCGCTGCGATCATGCGGCGGATCCTACGGACGCCGCCGGCAGGGCCGGGCCGGCTGCGTCCGCTACACGGGCTTGCAGAGCGTGTCGCTGCCGTACAGGGCGCGCTGCTGCTCGTGGAGCTCGAGGTCGAGCGCCTGGTTGTAGCTCCCGAGCGGCTCGCCCTGCCACATCACGTCGGGTGTCACGCCGGGGCCGATGATGGTGGCGCGGTAGCGCTCACCCTTGCCGGCGGGCCGGCTGCCGTGCGGGTAGAAGCCGTAGCAGAACGTTCCGGTGCCCTTGTGCGTGAGAAAGCTGTTCTCGCGCTTCCAACCGGCGCCGTAGGCCGAGTTGAAGGTATCGACGTAGAGGTTGCGACCGAACGTGTCGAGCGGCTCGCCGACCGATGTCGACTGGAACCCATGCACCGGTGAGCCGTTGTAGGTGAACGAGCCGAAGATGTGGTCGAACTTGCGGTAGGCCCAGTTGAGGCGCACCGTGAGCTCGGGCAGCGGGCCCGTCCAGTGTGAGAGCCGCAGCTCCCAGACGGCCTGCCTGGGCGTCGGTCGCAGCCCGTAGTTGGGAAGCGCGCGCTGCCACGACTGCACGGCCCAGTGGCTGCCGTCCCTGGCCGTGCATGCGGTCACGAGCCAGGCGAGCGGCGGGCCGCTGTAGGGTCCGCACGTGTTCCGGAAGCTCTTCCACACGTCCTTCCTGTACGTGCCCCAACCGCCGGAGTAGTCCAGCTTGAACTCGACCTGCCTCCTTGCGGGGGTGGGCGCGATCGCGTTGACGGCGCCCCACGCGAGCACGTTCCACTTCTTGCCGCGCGCCTCGTAGGAGAGGAGCGCCTGGCCCGCGGCGTTCACCTGCAGCTTCACGGCCCTGGCGTCCCGGTCGACGAGGGCCGATGCGGGCGCGCCCGCGGGGGCGAAGAGGGAGGCGCAGGCCGCGAGAAGGACGAGGTGCCGCGCGCGCATGGCACTCCAGGCTATCGGTGCGCACTGCCTCGGCACGCACCCCTGGGTCGAGGGAATCCCGCGCGGGGCCGCGGATCGGGGCGCCGGCTCCCGCCTGCCTCCTCCACGCGAACGAGCGCCCCCGCAACCGGGGCGCGTGGCGGCCGCGGTGCCTCCGTCCGCCGGGCAGACGCTGCCGCGGCGGCGGATATGGCGGCGGGGGTGGGATTCGAACCCACGGGACGCTTGCACGCCCAGCGGTTTTCAAGACCGCCCCGTTCGACCGCTCCGGCACCCCGCCGAGCCGCAATCCTACGCGGCGGCCGGGGAGGAGAGGCGCTTGTGGCTCAGCTCTCGACCCGTTGCGGGGCTCCGTACGGACGAAGCACGTCCGGCACCTCGCCCTGGAAGTTCTCGAGGAGGGCGAGCACGGCGCGGTCGGTCACGACCGTGCCGTTGAGGGTGTGCGGCGGCTCCAGGCCGCCCGCGCCGCGCATGCGGATGCCGAGCCGCCGGGCCTGGAAGTCCGTCGTGTTCGAGCACGACGTCACCTCCCGGTAGCGCTGCTGCGACGGGAACCACGCCTCGATGTCGATCTTCTTCGCGGCGGGCGCGCCGAGGTCGCCGGCCGCCACGTTGACGACGCGGTAGGGGAGGCCGAGCTTGTCGAGCAGCTCCTCCTCGAGCGCGACCATGCGCTCGTGCTCGGCCCACGACTCCCGCGGGTCGATGAAGACGAACATCTCGACCTTGTTGAACTGGTGCACCCGGAACATCCCGCGCGTGTCCTTGCCGGCGGCTCCGGCTTCGCGGCGGAAGCACGTCGAGAAGCCGCAGTAGCGCAGCGGCAGCTCGGCCTCGTCCAGGATCTCGCCCATGTGCATGGCGGCGAGCGCGACCTCCGACGTGCCGGTGAGGAAGAGCCCGTCGGCCTCGAGCTCGTAGATGTTCGACTTCTCGGTCGGGAAGAACCCTGTCCCGACCATCGCCTCCTCGCGCACGAGCACGGGCGGCAGCACCGGCGTGAAGCCCGCGCGGGCGACGTGGTCGATCGCGAAGCGGTAGACGGCGAGCGCGAGCAGGGCCGTGTCGCCGACCATGTAGCCGAAGCGCGAGCCCGATACGCGCGCCGCGCGCTCGAGCTCGAAGCGGCCTATCTCCGTCGCTTCGCGTACCTCGGCGAGCGCCGGCGGCTCTCCGACACGGTGGAGCTCGACGGCGTCGTCCTCGCTGTCGCCGTCGGGCGCCGAGGGGTGCGGCGGGTTCGGCACGGATGCGAGCGCCTCGTCGCGGGCGGCCTCCGCGGCGGCGAGCTCCTCCTCGGCAGCGCGCAGCTGCTCCTTGAGCGTCTGGAGCTGCTCGAGCTGCTCCGGCGTGGGCTTGCCCTTCAGCTTCGTGCGGGAGCGCAGGTCGTCGACGCGGGGGACGAGCGCGCGCCAGCGCTCGTCGGCCGCGAGCAGCGCGTCGAACGCGTCCGCCGCGCCCTTGCGCGCGAGCGCTGCGCGCCACTCGGCGCGGTTCGCGCGTGCCGCCTTGAGGTCGATCATGGGCGAGAGTCTAGGTACGAGCCGATCACCGCGGCGACACCCTCCTGCTCCGCGCTCGGGCACGTCCAGTCGGCGCGCTCGAGCAGGAGCGGGTGCGCGTCCTCCACGGCGATCCCGAAGCCGGCCCACTCGATCAGCTCGATGTCGTTCTCGCCGTCGCCGAACGACACCACGCGCGACGCGTCGAGGCCGAGCCGCCCAGCGACGAAGGCGAGTCCCGTGCCCTTCGACACGGCG
The Gaiella occulta genome window above contains:
- a CDS encoding sortase, coding for MIVSEDAVVRRPRSLPRRAVRVGGTILMALGLLALVWGFVVWRFGDPVTGLYTRWQQRQLQTELSQVQRRYAAPAPAAGAASASADPAAAAAAMRRQARRLRSETGRGEALGRIRVSRIGLDMIVVNGTDRDSLVRGPGVDPRTHLPGEGQLVYIAGHRTTYGAPFAQIDRLRPGDRIELDMPYGKFVYRVSSHVIVPADDLDRLRSRGREEVALQACYPRFSARQRYIVYATPVKTPAS
- a CDS encoding CAP domain-containing protein; protein product: MTLAVAGLLLFVSGAASGGEGSAVPLRLVKSSQDAPARALALSTASLYAGNDRWKPYLAGEAACPGGERTDLPLARQQRTLACLVNWARKRRGLEPLALAPPLNVSSLKKAEDIARCENFDHSPCGGDWTFRVRAAGYTGAVGENLYLAEGPWRAPRVVVDGWLNSPTHRANLFGPQWRRQGLAAVAVDTFQGRRGVTVWVNEFGDR
- a CDS encoding HAD family hydrolase, which translates into the protein MIAAVVFDMDGVIVDSEQVWDGVREQLVADWGGRYSPQAQRAMMGMSSGEWSLYMHEELGLPRPPEEINDEVVRRMLERYRADLPLIDGAVDAVRSLAGTFPLAVASSSNRPLIDAVLETAGIADCFAATVSSEEVGCGKPAPDVYLEAARRLAVAPERCAAVEDSGNGIRAAHAAGMRVLAYPNPHYPPPAGALELADVVLPSMRALTPDAVARQAPAPTRQRRDPNVP
- the serS gene encoding serine--tRNA ligase gives rise to the protein MIDLKAARANRAEWRAALARKGAADAFDALLAADERWRALVPRVDDLRSRTKLKGKPTPEQLEQLQTLKEQLRAAEEELAAAEAARDEALASVPNPPHPSAPDGDSEDDAVELHRVGEPPALAEVREATEIGRFELERAARVSGSRFGYMVGDTALLALAVYRFAIDHVARAGFTPVLPPVLVREEAMVGTGFFPTEKSNIYELEADGLFLTGTSEVALAAMHMGEILDEAELPLRYCGFSTCFRREAGAAGKDTRGMFRVHQFNKVEMFVFIDPRESWAEHERMVALEEELLDKLGLPYRVVNVAAGDLGAPAAKKIDIEAWFPSQQRYREVTSCSNTTDFQARRLGIRMRGAGGLEPPHTLNGTVVTDRAVLALLENFQGEVPDVLRPYGAPQRVES